A window of Streptomyces sp. Je 1-332 genomic DNA:
CTTCATCCACGGCAACTACTGGGGCTCGCCCTCGATCTTCGGCAGCGCCAACACCAGCCACGGCTGCGTCGGCCTGCAGGACGCGCAGGGCGCGGGCGATTCCAGCACGCCGGGTGCGTGGTTCTACGACAACTCCCTCATCGGGGACGTCGTGACGGTCAAGGGCTCACCGGACGAGACCATCGCCCCGGACAACGGCCTCAACGGCTGGAACATGTCCTGGAGCGAGTGGACGGCGGGCAGCGAGGGCTGATCCGCGGGCTGATTTCAGTCGCCCTCTCCGGCCCTCTCACCAGGCCCAACACCGCGTGCCGCACGGGAACTTGCCGTGCGGCTCGTGCGTTTTCCGGTTCCCGGGCATGATGTCCGACCCAGGGGCTACGGTATGCACTCACAAGGTGACATGCAGCAACGCCGGGAGAGACCTTGAGCGTTCCGTACGAGCACGAGACGGCGTGCGAGCCACAGGCTGCCGAGCAGAAGTCCACGCACTCCCCGCAGGAACATCTGGAGCGGCTTCTTCGCCGCGCCATGAACTCCTTCGACCTGCCGGACGACACGATAGGACGCCTCGACTCGGCTCTGGCGTACGACAGTTCGCTGCACTCCGCGCACCACAGCGCGGGCCTGCACCGCGAGACCTATCGCCACACGTGGCTGCTCGCCGACGCCGGCGCGCTCACTCTCTGGGAGCTGGTGCACAACACCGGCCCCGGCAGCGTCCACCAGTTCGAGCTGTACGCGGACGAGGAAGAGGCCGGCGTCGCCACCTCGCGTCTGCCGCTCCCGCCCGACACCCCCGCCACCGGTTGCGAGCAGCCGGTGGTGCTGCAGCTCCCGGTGGCCGACGAGCCCCGCCACACGTACGTACCGGACGACTCCGCGGACCACGGCCGCCGGCTGCTGCGCCGCGCGGAGAACGAGGTGGGCGAGGGGCGTCCCGGCGAGGAGCTGGAGCGGTTATTGCGCTCGGCGTTCGCGCATCAGATCACCCAGGCCTTCGGCCGCCCCTGCCTCGCGGGCGAGGCACGCCTCTCCTTCTCGCTCTACGAGCACGCGTTCCTGCTCTTCGACGGCAGCGAGCTCAGCCTCTGGGAGGTCGAGCACACGGTCACACCCGACAAGCGGCACCGCTGCGAGGTGTACGTCACCGAGGAAGCGGCCCGCGCGGCGATGGAGCAACGCGCGAGGAGCATTCCGCAGCAGCGTACGAAGAAGTAGGGGCGCCGTTTACGCCTCCAGGAGCGCCGTACGGCTTCAGGGGCGCCGTACGGCTTCAGGGATGCCGTACGACTTCAGGGGCGGCTGTCGCCGAACTGTCGTACCAGGCCTGCGAAGGCGGCCCGCTCCTCCGCCGTCAGGTCGACCGTCTCCGCGCGCGGCGGGCCCGACTGCGCCGGCAGCGCGCGCAACGCCTGGGACCGGCGCCAGACCTCCACGTCGACCTGGTCGCGCCGCATCACCCGCACCAGGCCCACGGCCCAGACGACGGTCGCCGTGGCCAGAACGGCCACGCCTGCCTGCTGGAGGATCGAGACATTCTGGAACATGCCGCACAGTAGACATCACGACCCGGGGCTTACGACAGGGGGGTTGTGGGACTTACGTCCTGAAGTGACGCATGTCGCACAACCCCCCTCATAGGGGCCGAACCCTCCGGGGTCCGGTCAACCGGGTTCAGACGGCCGCGGGCACCCGCTTCTCCGCCACGGCTTCCTCGGCCGTGACGCCGCTCTCCGAAGGGGCCGTCCGCCGGGCGCCCTTGAGCAGAATGACCGCCAGGGTGGACACACCGACACCGGCGACGATCGCCACCAGGTAGAGCAGCGGCTGCCCGATGAGCGGCACCACGAAGATGCCGCCGTGCGGCGCCCGCAGCGTGCAGCCGAAGGCCATCGACAGGGCGCCGGTGACCGCTCCGCCCGCCATCGACGCGGGGATCACCCGCAGCGGGTCGGCCGCGGCGAACGGGATCGCGCCCTCCGTGATGAAGGAGGCGCCCAGGAACCAGGCCGCCTTGCCGTTCTCGCGTTCCGTCTTGGTGAAAAGCCGGCCGCGGATGGTGGTGGCGAGGGCCATGGCGAGCGGCGGGACCATACCGGCCGCCATCACCGCGGCCATGACCTTGAGGCTGCCCTCGGTCGGGTTGGCGAGGCCGCCGACGGCGAAGGCGTACGCGACCTTGTTGAGCGGACCGCCGAGGTCGAAGCACATCATCAGGCCGAGGATGACGCCGAGGATGATGGCGTTGGCGCCGGACAGGCCCTCCAGCCAGTCCGTGAGCGCGCTCTGCAACGAGGCGATGGGCTTTCCGATGACGAGGAACATCAGGAAGCCGACGATCGCGGACGAGATCAGCGGGATCACGACCACGGGCATGATGCCGCGCAGGACGGCGGGGATCCGTACGCGTTGGACGCCCATGACGACCGCGCCCGCGATCAGGCCGGCCGCGAGGCCGCCCAGGAAACCCGCGTTGATCGTGACGGCGACGGAGCCGCCGACGAATCCGGGGACGAGTCCTGGCCGGTCGGCCATTCCGTACGCGATGTAGCCGGCGAGGACCGGCACCAGGAAGGCGAAGGCGAGTCCGCCGATCTGGAAGAGGAGCGCGGCCCAGCTCGTGGTGTCCGTCCACACGAAGTGCTCGGCTACGGACGGCGCCTTGTCGATCTTCCAGCCGCCGATGGCGAAGCCGAGTGCGATGAGGAGGCCGCCGGCGGCGACGAACGGGACCATGTAACTGACGCCGGACATCAGCCACTTGCGCAGCTTGGTGCCGTAGCCGTCACCGCTCTCGCCCGCGTCGTCCACGGGGCTCGTCCCTGCGGCCCCCGAGGTGACATCGCCGCGGGCCGCCTTCTCCCGGGCCTCGGCGATGAGTTCCGCGGGGCGGTTGATGCCCGCCTTGACGCCCACGTCGACCGTGGGCTTCCCGGCGAAGCGGTTCTTGTCCCGTACGGGGACGTCGTGGGCGAAGACGACCGCGTCCGCGGTGGCTATGACCGCCGGGTCGACGCGGGTGAATCCCGCTGACCCCTGGGTCTCGACCGTGAGCTCCACGCCTGCCTCGCGGGCCGCGTTCTCGAGGGACTCGGCGGCCATGTAGGTGTGGGCGATGCCGGTCGGGCAGGAGGTGACCGCCACGATGCGGAACGGCTCCGCCGGGGGTTCGGGGTCGTCCGACTGCGGGTCCGTGGGGGCTTCTGCCGCGCTGCGCGCGGCTTGTTCCCCGCCCACCCGCCCATTGCCCCGGATCAGGTCCGTCGCCGTCTGCGCGTCAGCGGCGCCCCGCAGCGCGCTCGTGAACTCCTCGTCCATCAACTGCCGTGCCAGCGAGGAGAGGATGGTCAGGTGGGCGTCGTCCGCACCGGCCGGGGCGGCGATCAGGAAGATCAGGTCGGCGGGCCCGTCCGGCGCCCCGAAGTCGATGCCGTCGGCCGAGCGGCCGAAGGCCAGGGTCGGTTCGGTGACGTGGGCGCTGCGGCAGTGCGGGATGCCGATGCCGCCGTCGAGACCGGTCGGCATCTGCGCCTCGCGGGCCGCCACGTCGGCGAGGAACCCGTCCAGGTCGGTCACCCGGCCCAGGGCCACCATGCGCTCGGCGAGGGCACGGGCCGCCGCTTCCTTGGTTCCGGCGGACCGGTCGATTTCGAGGTCGACCAGTTCCGCGGTGATCATCTCGCTCATCGCGGGCTCCTTCGCACGCGTATCGCCCGGAGGGCGGGGGTGGGGACGGGGGTGTGAGGGTGGGTGGTGTGGGTGTGGGCGCTCATGGCGCGGGCTCCGTCAGTACGCGGTCCAGGGGGACCTCCGCCGTGACCGTGACCGCGCCGGGTGCGAGGTCCGAGGGGGTCGGCATCGCACTGCCGGGGAGCTGGACCGCCGCCGCGCCGTGCGCCACGGCCGAGGCGAGGGCGGGGGCGCCGGTGCCGCCCGCGATGAGGAAACCGGCCAGGGAGGAGTCACCGGCGCCGACGTTGCTGCGTACGGCTTCGACCGGAGCGCTGCCGAAGTACGTGCCCGAGTCGTCCACCAGGAGCTGGCCGTCCGCGCCGAGACTCGCGAGGACGGCGCGGGCGCCCAACTGCCGCAGTTCTTCGGCGGCCTTGACGGCGTCGCCGACCGTCGTCAGGGGCCGGCCCACCGCTTCGGCGAGCTCCTCCGCGTTCGGCTTGACGACGTCGGGGCGTTCGGCGAGGGCGGCGAGCAGGGCCGGGCCCGAGGTGTCGAGGGCGATCCGGGCACCCGCGGCATGCGCGCGGGCCACCAGGTCGGCGTACCAGGAGGGGGCGAGCCCGCGGGGCAGGCTGCCGCAGCAGGCGATCCAGTCGGCTCCGGTGGACCGCTCCCGCACGGCGGTGAGCAGCAACTCGGCTTCCGCCCGCGTCAGTTCGGGCCCGGCGGCGTTGATCTTCGTGAGGGTGCCGTCCGGTTCGGCGACGGCGATGTTGGAGCGGGTCTGGCCCGCGACCGGGACCGGCGCGACCTCGATGCCCTGCTCGTCGAGGAGCTGGGCGACGAGCGCGCCGGGTGCGCCGCCGAGCGGCAGGACGGCGAGCGTCGCCGCGCCGGCCGCCGCGACCGCCCTCGATACGTTGACGCCCTTGCCGCCCGGGTCCATCCGGTCACCGGTGGCCCGGATGACCTCGCCGCGGTCCAGCGAGGGGACCTCGTAGGTGCGGTCGAGGGAGGGGTTGGGGGTGACGGTGAGGATCATGCGCGTACGTACCGTTTCGTTGCCGTGCTGTGTGCTGCCGCTGCTCGCGTGCGTGTCCGTGCCGGTTCCGCTCATGCCCGGATCACCTCCGTGCCATTGGCCTCGATCGCCGCGGCGTCCTCGGGGCCGAGCCCGGTGTCGGTGATCAGCAGATCCACGTCGTCGAGACCGCCGAAGCGCGCGAAGTGCTCCTGGCCGTGCTTGGTGGAGTCGGCGAGGAGAACGACGCGGCGGGCCGCGCCGATGGCCGCGCGCTTGACGGCGGCCTCTGCGAGGTCGGGGGTGGTGAGGCCGGCCTGTGCGGAGAAGCCGTTCGCCGCGACGAAGAGGACGTCGGCGCGGATCTCTCCGTACGCCCGCAGCGCCCACGCGTCGACGGCGGCGCGCGTACGGCTGCGGACGCGGCCCCCGATGAGGTGGAGCTGGATGCCGGGGTGGTCGGCGAGGCGGGCGGCGGTGGGAAGGCCGTGCGTGACGACGGTGAACGTCGCTTCCAGCGGGAGGGAGGCGGCGAGGCGGGCCACCGTCGACCCCGCGTCGAGAATGACGCTTCCTTCCGTGGGGAGTTCGGCGAGGGCGGCGCGTGCGATGCGGTCCTTCTCGTCGGCGGACGTTCCCTCCCGCTCCGCGAGGTCGGGCTCGAAGTCGAGGCGTCCTGCGGGGATGGCACCGCCGTGCACGCGTCGGACCAGGCCGGCCCTGTCGAGGGCCTTCAGGTCACGCCGGATGGTCTCGGCGGTGACCTTGAACTCCTCGGCCAGCGACAGGACGTCGACCCGTCCCCCGTCGCGTGCGAGCCGCAGGATGGCCTGCTGCCGCTCCGGTGCGTACATGTCCGCTCGCCTCCGCCTGATGCCCGAGCCTGTGGTTCTCCTGGCAGAGTACGGCTCTTCTGGGCGCAAAGTAAACAGCCCCGGACTTAATCCGGACACAAACGGACTTCCGCCTCTGCCTTGCCGGGTCCTAGGCCCTGCGACTCCCCCGCATCCGCCCCTGCCCGAACAGGCCTCTCCCACCCACCCGCCCGATTGCCCCGCGGTCCCGGTGCCGTACTCGAATCCCTGGACGCGGCGGCGGCCCGGGCAGAGCTCCAGGCTCCACCCGGGCCGCACACCGCCCTGTCCGCCGTCACCGGCTGCTACCCGCTCATGGGGTCAACGCGGCCTCCCGACCGGAGAGTTCAGCTCCGGCGACCTCGGAGCCGGCCTCGACCTCGGCCTCGACGTCCGCGTCGTCGCCGCCCCCCTCGACATGCTGGCGCGGCTTGCTCGGCAGGGCGAACATCAGCAGGAAGATGGCGACGAGCACGCCGACGACCCACCACAGCGAGTTCTGGAACGCGCCCACTATCTCCATCGGCATCTCGCTCCGCGCCGCCCTCTCGTCGATCACGCCGAAGAACACCACGGAGACCAGGCCTAGTCCGAGCGCCGTGCCCATCTGCTGCACGGTGTTGAGCAGCCCGGACGCGGACCCGGAGTGCTCACGCGGCACGTCCGAGAGGATGGCGTCGGTGAGGGGCGCGACGATGAACCCCATTCCGGCGCCCATCACGACCAGCGGCAGCGCCATCTGCCAGGACGCGATGCCCGCGCCGTAACGGTCCGCCTCCCAGATGTAGAGCAGCACCCCGGCGGCCATGAGGAGCGCGCCGCCCTGCAGCACCTTGCGCCCGAACCGCGGCACGAGCTTCTGCACGGACATACCGGCCGCCACCGAGACGGCGATCGAGAACGGGATGCCGGTCGTGCCGGCCCGCAGCGCGGTCCACCCGAGCCCCGTCTGCATGTAGATCGTCCAGACCAGGAAGAAGATGCCCATCGTGACACCGAACACGGTCTGCACCGCGATGCCTGCGGCGAAGCTCTTCACCTTGAACAGGGAGAGTTCCACGAGGGGCGAACCGTCCTTGGCCGCCTTCGCCTTCTCGTACGCGATGAGCGCGCCGAAGACGACGAGTCCGCCCGCCATCACCACGTGACCCCACAGCGGCCAGTCCAACTCCCGCCCACGGGTGAGCGGGTAGAGGACCATCAGCAGGCCGAGCGTGACGAGGGCGACGCCGACGAGGTCGAGCTTGAGGGCCTTCGGGGCCTTGGACTCGGTGATGAACTTGCTGCCGAGGATCAGTCCCGCGATGCCCACGGGCAGGTTGATGAGGAAGATCGGGCGCCATTCGAGCCCGAACAGATTCCACTGGGTGAGGAGCGCGCCGAGCAGCGGACCCGATACGGCGCCGAGCCCCACGATCATCCCGAAGAGCCCGAAGACCTTGCCGCGCTCGTGCGCGGGGAAGGTGGCGTGCACGATCGACAGGACCTGCGGCACCATCATCGCGGCCATGCCGCCCTGCAGGATCCGCGACGCGACCAGCATCTCCGGGTTGGCGGCGAACCCGCAGAGCGCGGAGGCGATCGTGAAGCCGCCGATCCCTATCAGGAACATCCGCTTGCGCCCGTGGATGTCACCGAGCCGTCCGCCGGTGATGAGGCCTGCCGCGAAAGCGAGTGCGTAACCCGCGGTGATCCACTGGATCTGGCTGTCCGTGGCGCCCGCGTCCTCCTGGATGGACGGGATCGCGATGTTCACGATGGTGACGTCGACGAGGTCCATGAAGGCCGCGGTCATCACGATGGCGAGGGCGAGCCAGCGGCGCCGGTCGGCGGCGGTGGCGGCGTCCGATCCTGGGGATGCTGGGGCGGGGTTGCTGAAAGTCATGAGGGGAGACTAGGAGCCATATAGGCCAGTGCATGTCCTAGATGCGCGGCATCCTGAAAGACATGACATCGACTCCCGGCAAGACCCCGAACACCTCGGAAAGGACCGGCGGTTCCGGCGGCTCCGGCGGCTCCGGCGGCTCCGGCGGTACGGACACGCCGGCTCGGCTGCTGCAACTCCTCTCCCTGCTCCAGACCCCGCGCGAGTGGCCGGGCGGGGAGCTGTCGGACCGGCTCGGCGTCAGCCGCCGGACCGTGCGGCGCGACATCGACCGGCTGCGGGACCTCGGCTATCCGGTGCAGGCGAGCCAGGGCGCGAGCGGCGGCTACCGTCTGGTCGCGGGCAAGGCCATGCCGCCGCTC
This region includes:
- a CDS encoding DUF6227 family protein, whose amino-acid sequence is MSVPYEHETACEPQAAEQKSTHSPQEHLERLLRRAMNSFDLPDDTIGRLDSALAYDSSLHSAHHSAGLHRETYRHTWLLADAGALTLWELVHNTGPGSVHQFELYADEEEAGVATSRLPLPPDTPATGCEQPVVLQLPVADEPRHTYVPDDSADHGRRLLRRAENEVGEGRPGEELERLLRSAFAHQITQAFGRPCLAGEARLSFSLYEHAFLLFDGSELSLWEVEHTVTPDKRHRCEVYVTEEAARAAMEQRARSIPQQRTKK
- a CDS encoding MFS transporter, with amino-acid sequence MTFSNPAPASPGSDAATAADRRRWLALAIVMTAAFMDLVDVTIVNIAIPSIQEDAGATDSQIQWITAGYALAFAAGLITGGRLGDIHGRKRMFLIGIGGFTIASALCGFAANPEMLVASRILQGGMAAMMVPQVLSIVHATFPAHERGKVFGLFGMIVGLGAVSGPLLGALLTQWNLFGLEWRPIFLINLPVGIAGLILGSKFITESKAPKALKLDLVGVALVTLGLLMVLYPLTRGRELDWPLWGHVVMAGGLVVFGALIAYEKAKAAKDGSPLVELSLFKVKSFAAGIAVQTVFGVTMGIFFLVWTIYMQTGLGWTALRAGTTGIPFSIAVSVAAGMSVQKLVPRFGRKVLQGGALLMAAGVLLYIWEADRYGAGIASWQMALPLVVMGAGMGFIVAPLTDAILSDVPREHSGSASGLLNTVQQMGTALGLGLVSVVFFGVIDERAARSEMPMEIVGAFQNSLWWVVGVLVAIFLLMFALPSKPRQHVEGGGDDADVEAEVEAGSEVAGAELSGREAALTP
- a CDS encoding fructose-specific PTS transporter subunit EIIC, with the protein product MSEMITAELVDLEIDRSAGTKEAAARALAERMVALGRVTDLDGFLADVAAREAQMPTGLDGGIGIPHCRSAHVTEPTLAFGRSADGIDFGAPDGPADLIFLIAAPAGADDAHLTILSSLARQLMDEEFTSALRGAADAQTATDLIRGNGRVGGEQAARSAAEAPTDPQSDDPEPPAEPFRIVAVTSCPTGIAHTYMAAESLENAAREAGVELTVETQGSAGFTRVDPAVIATADAVVFAHDVPVRDKNRFAGKPTVDVGVKAGINRPAELIAEAREKAARGDVTSGAAGTSPVDDAGESGDGYGTKLRKWLMSGVSYMVPFVAAGGLLIALGFAIGGWKIDKAPSVAEHFVWTDTTSWAALLFQIGGLAFAFLVPVLAGYIAYGMADRPGLVPGFVGGSVAVTINAGFLGGLAAGLIAGAVVMGVQRVRIPAVLRGIMPVVVIPLISSAIVGFLMFLVIGKPIASLQSALTDWLEGLSGANAIILGVILGLMMCFDLGGPLNKVAYAFAVGGLANPTEGSLKVMAAVMAAGMVPPLAMALATTIRGRLFTKTERENGKAAWFLGASFITEGAIPFAAADPLRVIPASMAGGAVTGALSMAFGCTLRAPHGGIFVVPLIGQPLLYLVAIVAGVGVSTLAVILLKGARRTAPSESGVTAEEAVAEKRVPAAV
- a CDS encoding DeoR/GlpR family DNA-binding transcription regulator; translation: MYAPERQQAILRLARDGGRVDVLSLAEEFKVTAETIRRDLKALDRAGLVRRVHGGAIPAGRLDFEPDLAEREGTSADEKDRIARAALAELPTEGSVILDAGSTVARLAASLPLEATFTVVTHGLPTAARLADHPGIQLHLIGGRVRSRTRAAVDAWALRAYGEIRADVLFVAANGFSAQAGLTTPDLAEAAVKRAAIGAARRVVLLADSTKHGQEHFARFGGLDDVDLLITDTGLGPEDAAAIEANGTEVIRA
- the pfkB gene encoding 1-phosphofructokinase; translated protein: MILTVTPNPSLDRTYEVPSLDRGEVIRATGDRMDPGGKGVNVSRAVAAAGAATLAVLPLGGAPGALVAQLLDEQGIEVAPVPVAGQTRSNIAVAEPDGTLTKINAAGPELTRAEAELLLTAVRERSTGADWIACCGSLPRGLAPSWYADLVARAHAAGARIALDTSGPALLAALAERPDVVKPNAEELAEAVGRPLTTVGDAVKAAEELRQLGARAVLASLGADGQLLVDDSGTYFGSAPVEAVRSNVGAGDSSLAGFLIAGGTGAPALASAVAHGAAAVQLPGSAMPTPSDLAPGAVTVTAEVPLDRVLTEPAP